Proteins found in one Hirundo rustica isolate bHirRus1 chromosome 9, bHirRus1.pri.v3, whole genome shotgun sequence genomic segment:
- the TMEM69 gene encoding transmembrane protein 69 — protein MFPLIQRCCFNTPFKLQRLTGPSLLLYGKNKTTWSSLAFWLQSDARPLSTSLSLKPASIYTTKLQAFHTSLPAFKKKAPAESEAESQKSVGSLKDSPKPALYLSLGGLIPFVAVPLAMAVRGTYCPELAFAQVAYGAAAASFLGGMRWGFALPENSPAKPDWLNLANGTVPPLLACQALLFKDVTQGVVMLTLALGIALHYDISLLPAYPRWFKILRVVGTAVMVLSLLATVALKSFLEGEQSDDRKVRQNAN, from the exons ATGTTTCCTCTCATACAACGATGCTGCTTCAACACACCTTTTAAA CTGCAGAGGTTAACTGGTCCCAGTCTGCTGCTCTATGGGAAGAATAAGACAACTTGGTCTTCCTTGGCCTTCTGGCTGCAGAGTGATGCACGTCCTCTCTCAACGTCTCTGAGCCTCAAGCCAGCATCAATTTATACAACCAAGCTGCAGGCTTTTCACACCTCTCTTCCTGCCTTCAAGAAGAAAGCCCCCGCAGAATCTGAGGCAGAATCGCAAAAAAGCGTGGGATCACTGAAGGATTCTCCCAAGCCAGCCCTTTACTTAAGCCTCGGGGGACTGATTCCGTTTGTGGCCGTGCCGCTGGCCATGGCCGTGCGGGGCACCTACTGCCCAGAGCTGGCCTTTGCTCAGGTCGCCTACGGTGCTGCAGCAGCGTCGTTCCTAGGGGGAATGAGGTGGGGGTTTGCTCTCCCAGAAAACAGCCCAGCCAAGCCAGACTGGCTGAACCTGGCTAACGGCACGGTTCCTCCTCTGCTTGCCTGCCAAGCCTTGCTTTTCAAAGATGTCACTCAGGGAGTAGTAATGCTCACGCTGGCCTTAGGGATAGCGCTGCATTACGacatttcccttcttcctgctTACCCCAGGTGGTTTAAAATACTGAGGGTAGTGGGAACAGCGGTGATGGTATTATCCCTGCTGGCCACTGTAGCACTGAAATCTTTCTTAGAAGGGGAGCAAAGTGATGACAGAAAAGTACGGCAGAACGcaaattaa